DNA sequence from the Candidatus Sulfuricurvum sp. RIFRC-1 genome:
AGCACTATTATGACTGAATGAAGGTGTTGTAGCAGCGTTACTGGATTGAGATATGGTAAGAGAACGGTGCCAGTCGATACTTTGATCTATCTGCATTTTTTGCTTTTCGATACTTCCATCGATGTTTTGAATGGTAAACGTGACCTCTTTTAAAATACGGGCCTGATTGGGCAGGGTATAACTGACACTGCTTAGCTTGGGTTTGGTATCGGGGATGTTGGAGGATACTGTTTGCATTTCAGAGGGCTTTGCCGCAAAAAAAGGATTTTCACGCGCAACTAAGGGGGAAAGGAGCAAAAGAGAGAGGAAAAGTGAACGTTTCATATAATCTCCCATGGTTACTGTGAATCAGCATCTAGCTCTTTAAGCTCAAAATATTGCTTTTGCAAAGCAGCATTTTCAGCTTTAAGGCGTTCGATATCTTCACTCAAATAATCTTGGTGCTCTTCTAAATCGAGAAGAACACTCAGTGAGTTGTTCCCGAAAAAGATGAATCCCATATAAACACCGACAACGAGAACAATCCCTGAAGCAAGGAGAAACTTGTGCGTTGGGAGACCGAAATAACGCTCACTTAAGCTCTCTTTTTCCTCGCCTATCAGTAATTGATCATCGTGTTGCATTAGTTAAAGAGGGCACTCCCTAAATATTCGCCGTACATTACTTCGGTTTCAATTTCCAACAAACGGTTGTATTTAGCCGTTCGTTCACCGCGCGCTGTTGAGCCTGTTTTGATCTCACCGCAGTTGAGTGCTACTGCAAAATCAGCGATAAATGCATCTTCACTTTCGCCGGAGCGGTGAGACATAACACATTTGTAGCCGTTGCGCTGTGCAAGACGAACCGTGAGCATCGTTTCTGATACTGATCCGATTTGGTTTGGTTTGATCAAAATTGCATTTGCGATCCCTTTTTCGATCCCCTCTGCCAAAATATTGGCATTTGTTACGAACAAATCATCGCCAACAAGCTGTACTTTGTTTCCTAAACGCTCAGTCAAGATTTTCCATCCCGCCCAGTCATCTTCGCTCAAACCGTCTTCGATCGATACGATAGGGTATTTAGAGCAAAGGTCAGCGTAATAATCGACGAGTTGCGCAGACGTAACGGTTCGGTTTTCAGAATCGAGACGGTATCCACCCTCTGTTACGAGTTCAGATGCGGCAACGTCAAGAGCGATAGCGATTTGTTCACCCGCTTTGTATCCCGCTTTAGCAATCGCTTCCATGATCACTTGGATCGGTTCTTCATTCGAGCTCAAATCCGGTGCAAAGCCACCCTCATCGCCGAGTGCCGTGTTAGCACCGCGATTTTTTAGGATTGATTTGAGATTGTGATAGACCTCTGCAGAAGCACGAAGACCTTCGGAAAAATCATTAAATCCGATTGGCATAATCATATACTCTTGGAAATCAACGCTGTTATCGGCGTGGCTTCCTCCATTGATGATGTTGAGCATCGGTACCGGAAGAACCATTGCATTGGCACCGCCGAGGTAGCGATAGAGAGGAATTCCGAGACTTTTTGCCGCCGCACGTGCTACCGCCATGGATACACCGAGAACGGCATTTGCACCGAGATTTCCGTAGTTTTCCGTTCCGTCAAGCTCTTTCATGACCGCATCAACCATCGCTTGGTTAAACGGGCTGAGGCCCATGATCGCATCTGCGATATCAGTATTGACATGTTCAACTGCTTTTAGAACCCCTTTACCCATGTAGCGAGAATCGCCATCACGCAGTTCTAATGCCTCACGTTTACCGGTACTTGCACCGCTTGGAACGATCGCGCTTTCACGTGTTCCGTCACTTAGTTGTACCGTTGCTTTTACGGTAGGATTCCCTCGAGAATCCATTACCTCGATTGCACTTACTTCATCAATAAAAATCATTCGTCTACCTCACCTATATCAGATTCATCCATAGCAATGATGCCTGTTACACCCATTGCTGATTTAATTTTTTCTTCGACTCTGCGAGCCAATTCCGGCTCATCTTTGAATTTTTGTTTTACGTTTTCACGTCCTTGACCCAGTTTGGTATCCTCGAAACTGAACCATGCTCCGCTTTTATCAATAATGTCGAGTTTAACACCGTAATCGACGAGTTCTCCCTCTTTGGAGATACCTTCACCGAACATGATATCAAATTCTGCTTGACGAAACGGCGGTGCCACTTTATTTTTAATGACTTTCGCTTTAACGCGGTTGCCGATTTGGCTTTCCCCTTGTTTGAGGGTAGCAATTTTACGAACATCGATACGAACCGATGCGTAGAATTTTAGCGCATTCCCCCCCGTTGTTGTCTCCGGTGAACCGTATCCCATTGTTCCGATTTTCATACGGATTTGGTTGATGAAAATAATCGTACAGTTCATTTTATGCATGATACCGGTCAGTTTACGCAATGCTTTCGACATTAAGCGCGCTTGAACTCCCACTTGCTGGTCGTTCATCTCCCCTTCGATCTCCACTTTCGGAGTCAATGCCGCAACCGAGTCGATGACGATCAAATCAACTGCCCCGCTTCGGACGATGGTTTCGACGATATCGAGTGCTTGTTCACCGTAATCGGGTTGTGATACGAGGAGATTTTCGACATCAACACCGAGATTTTTAGCGTATCCGATATCAAGCGCATGTTCTGCATCGATAAAAGCACAGATCCCGCCGTTTTTTTGACATTCAGCGGTGATTTGAAGGCTGAGTGTCGTTTTCCCTGAGCTTTCAGGCCCGTAAATTTCGATAACACGTCCTTCCGGTATTCCGCCGATACCAAGGGCCAAATCCAACCCGATGGAACCTGTACTGATGGAATTAATAGGTTCAATCTCTTTGTCCCCAAGACGCATCAACGTCCCTTTTCCGAACGTTTTGTCAATTTGTTTCATCGCAAGTTCAAGCGATTTAAGTTTGTTTGGATCCATCATGCTGTGCTCTCCTGAGACTAATATGTTTTAAAATTACGTCATAATATGACAAATTGAAATATATTTAAAATATATGGCAAATTGCAATATTAATAATTCGCATTCTGGAATAGAGATATTTTAGCGTTATTTGGTTAAAATTTAATTGATTTGTCATTATGAATAGGATTTTAAGTGAAAAAAATGGTGATTGCCCACTCCCCCGATGCTGATGATATCTTTATGTATTACGCCATCAAATTCGGTTGGGTGACGAAAGAAAATACTTTTTTTGACAATATCGCTTTGGATATTGAAACCCTTAACACCGAAGCGTTAAAAGGGACATACGATATCAGTGCGATTAGTTTCGGACTCTACCCTCATATCCGGAATGATTACGCATTGCTTCGAACAGCGGTGAGTTTTGGTCAAGGTTATGGCCCTAAACTGATCCGCAAACGTGAAACGGTTCTAAAAAAGCGCTTCAAAGTTGCTCTCAGCGGAAAATATACCACTAATGCGTTGCTCTTTCGGATAGCCTATCCCGATGCGAAAATCGTTTATATGAATTTTTTAGAGATTGAGCAAGCGGTATTAGACGGGGTCGTCGATGCGGGTGTTTTAATCCATGAATCTATTTTGGGATACGATGAGTCACTCGAAGTGGAGCGCGAGCTTTGGGATATATGGTGTGAACTCTCCGGCGGTGATTTACCACTTCCTTTGGGAGGGATGGCCATTCGCCGATCACTTCCGATTACTTCGGCTATTTCGTATGAGAATCTTTTAACCAAAGCGGTACAAATTGCTCGTGATCACAAAGAGAACCTTTCTAAAATGTTGATGGAACGTAATCTCGTCCGCATTGATGCTCCGACACTGGAAAAATATCTCGAACTTTACGCCAATGACGAATCTATTACCCTCAATGAAACACAATATAAGGCAATCGAACTCTTATTTAACCTTGGATATAAACACGGCTTTTTTGACGCTGCAATTAATCCGAGAGATTTTATGATCCCACTCGAATACACCGAATTGAGGTACTCGTAAATGATGCAGTCGGAGTTGATCGGTTTGGGGATTGAGACGTTTAAAATTGCTCTCATTTTATCGCTGCCCGCACTGCTGGTCGGGATGTTTTTGGGGCTTGCGGTCAGTATTTTTCAGGCAACAACACAGATCAATGAGATGACCCTCAGCTTTATCCCTAAAATTATCGGGATTGTTGTCGTCATTATTCTGACTATGCCGTGGATGATGAACGAAATGCAGGACTTCACGATTCGTATCTTTAATATGATTCCGACCTTTATGCAATGAATACGAAGCGTATAGATTTTTCCAAATTCAGTTCTATTCGTATCGGCCCAATAGTCGAAGTTGCACTCATCGAAAATGATGTTGTTCCGCAGGGGCATTTTATCGTCGGTTCTGCTAATAATGTTCTTATTTCCCCAACCCCGCCACCGCTTATGACCCTCTCTAAAGAGTACGATTTTATCGCTCTTGAAACAGATGGTCTCCATATCGGTGCCGCTACGCCGGGGGGACGTGTTGTGTCGTTTTGCAAAAAGAATGATATTGCCCATTTTGAGTACCTCTCTAAACTCCCGGGAACCCTCGGCGGTATGCTTAAAATGAATGCAGGACTCAAAGAGTATGAGATATTTAATTATCTCATTGCAATCCGTACCCAGAGCGGCTGGAAACAAAAAAGCGAAATCGAATACGGCTATCGTAAAACTTCTATCGATGAAGTGGTATTCGAAGCGGTTTTCGAAGCACAAAACGGATATTCTGCCGAGCGATATGAGATGTTCGCACAGATGCGTTCCAATCAACCGAATGATCCGAGTGCCGGAAGCTGTTTTAAAAATCCTCCGGGTGATTATGCCGGACGCCTTATCGAAGCGGTGGGGTTAAAAGGTCAGCGTGTCGGTGCTATGGCTTTTAGTGAAGTTCATGCCAATTTTCTCGTCAATATGGGCGGAGGTACTTTTGCGGATGCCTTGTCTTTAATACATGAAGCGCAAACACGGGCAAAAACAGCATTTGACCTGGACTTACAATGTGAAGTTGTGATCATTGATTGTGAAAATATGACGAAAAAATAATCTATTCTATTGACTTTAGTCGTCACAGGTGTTAAAATGACGATGAAATTCTAGATTGAAAAGGATTTAAACATACAATGACCGTTAGTTATATCCGTCCCGATAAAGATTTCGATGGTGTTTATGAACAGCTTAAATTGATTAATGGTTATGCTGATCAAAAAAAGATTGCGATTCAAGAAGAGTTTGTGGATCAAACATCTCAAAATAAACGGCTCAGTGAACGGCATGAAGTAGTCCGTTTTTTCCGATCCTTGGATGGCGATACTTTGATCGTTTATGATACATGGACATTGAGCAGCTACATCGAAGATGTCGTTCAAATGTTTAGTTGTCTCCTTAAAAATAATAATACAATCCATTTTGTCAAACCGGGCGTGATAATCGACCGCAAAAGTGATACAATGGTTGTCTTAGGTCTTATCGATCAGCTCCGTCAGGTGCTTCAAGATGATGCCAAAAAAGGGATCGGCCGTCCGCGCGGATCTAAATCATCGTCAAAATTTGATAGGTATTTGGAGCAGATTATCGATTTGTTGAAAAAACGGCGCAGTGTAAGTGAGATCGCACGTATCTTAGGAGTGAGTCGAAGCTCTCTCAAAGATTACATCGAATCGCGTGAACTTAAAGAGGTAGTGAGTGGTGTCATCGGTATCGGAGACGATACGGATGCGGAAGCAACGGTGATTGGAACGATTCAGTGTCCAATCGATGAATCAACTATATGATGGAGGTCGTATGATGAGTGAAGAGACAGTGTCCCCAAAAGGAAAAGAGTATTTGTCGGGGTGGACCCCGTGGCGTATTATGCGGTATTGGTTTTATGGCCTTGTAACCATTTTTGCATTGGCAGTGCCATGGATTACCATCGAGGGAAATCACCTTTTCTTACTTAGCTTTGATAAATTGAAACTCCATTTGATGTTTATTCAATTTGATATGCAAGAGCTTTATTTGATGCCGTTTTTGCTCATGATCTTGTTTATCGGGGTATTCGGAATTACCGTATTGGGCGGGCGGGTTTTCTGCGGATGGATGTGTCCCCAAACCATTTTCCGTGTCGTTTACCGTGATTTGATCGAAACAAAATTGCTGGGTCTTCGCAAACGTATTAAAAACAAACAACAAGAACCGGATTATTCTAAGTTTGAAAATAAAGTAAAACGATTAGTAGGCATTCTCCTTTGGACAGGATTGTCATTTATTGCTGCGGCCGATCTGATGTGGTATTTTGTACCGCCGGAAGATTTCTTTGCCTATATTCAAAATCCGATGGAACATACGGTATTGATGGGATCGATTATCGGGATTGTTTTATTCTTGGTCTATGACATTATTTTCTTGCAAGAGAATTTTTGTGTCTACGTCTGCCCTTATTCACGTATCCAATCGGTTTTATACGATGATGATACCGTTATGGCAATTTATAACCCGAATCGCGGTGGAGATATCTACGACGAGCATAAAGAGAAAATGTTTATCAAACAAAAAGATCTGCTTGCGGTAAATAGCCATGCGGAATGCACTACCTGTGAGAGTTGTGTGAGCGTTTGTCCTACCCATATTGATATTCGTAAAGGGCTTCAGTTAGAGTGTATCAACTGTCTGGAGTGTGTTGATGCGTGTACTGAAGTTATGGGTAAACTCGGTAAAGCGAGCCTTGTAGAGTGGTCAAGTGAAAAAGAGACCCTTTATATGAAAGGTAAAACGGACTATTTCCGTCCGAAAATCTTGGGTTATGTTGCTATCTTAATTATTGTTAGTGTTATATTGGGAATGATGGGAAGTGAAAAAGAGTATATGCTCCTCAACATCAACAAAGAGAACCGTTTGTATTCTGTTCATCAAAATGATGAGGGTAAAGTGCAGGTTGATAACGCCTATACCTTTTTGTTGCAAAATACGCTAAACGAAGATCATGAATACTATTTCAATATCGTTGCTCCTGAGGGAATGGAAGGAAAAATTAAAATCGCTCAGCCGGAAAAACCGTTCAAAGTTAAACCGGGCGTCGTTAAGAAAAAAGTAGTGGTTCTTTATACGGATGAAGTGCTTGTGAATGATGATCGTAAAGATACGGTTATTCCGATCACGATTAATGCGTATGCGGTGGATGCGAAAGATAAAGTGGCGGTAACACGTCAGTCGACGTTTACTTTCCCGCGAGCGGATATGCTCAAATAAGAGTCTAATGTACTTTTCTGTTTAGTCAGAAAAGTACCAAAAGAAAGAATAGAAATTATACGAGAACTGCTTCGCGTTGACCTACTTCGAGATGACCGATAACGTATCCATCCGTTGAAGAGAGAACATCCGCTACATCCCCTTCTTTAACAACCAAAATCATCCCCACACCCATATTGAATGCGCGGAACATCTCGGTACGTTCAACGTGTTGACCGATCAATTCGAAGATAGGTAGAACACGGATAGAAGATTCGGAGATAACGGCACGTAATCCCTCTGGAAGGACACGTGGGAAGTTCTCAACAATTCCGCCCCCCGTGATGTGCGCAAGGGCTTGAATCTTATCTTTGAGTGCTTTAAATGTTTTGACATAGATACGTGTCGGAGTAAGAAGCGTTTCGATGAGAGGTTTTCCCTCAAATTCGTCTTCGAATTTCATTCCCATTTTTTCAAACAACACTTTGCGTGCCAATGAGAATCCGTTTGAGTGAAGACCCGAACTTGGTAATGCGATGAGGATGTCTCCCGCAGCTACTTTGTTTGAACGGTCAAGTTCGCTTTTTTCTCCGATACCGACGGCAAAGCCGGCCAAGTCGTAATCATCTGAGTGGTACATCCCCGGCATCTCAGCCGTTTCACCGCCGATAAGGGCACATTCGGCTTGACGGCACCCCTCAGCAATACCGCTAACGACGGCAGTAGCGGCAGTGACATCGAGTTTACCGGTTGCGTAATAGTCGAGGAAAAATGAAGGGGTTCCAAAATTACAAATTAAGTCATTGACACACATCGCGACTAAATCGATTCCGACCGTGTTATGAATACCTGAATCAATAGCGAGTTTGAGTTTTGTTCCGACACCGTCTGTTGCGGCGAGCATTACCGGTTCTCGGTATCCAGAAGGTAGTTCAAACGCACCGGCAAATGATCCGATTCCACCGAGTACACCGGCTATTGCAGTCGATTTAACGAGTGGCTTGATATTTTCGACAAAACTGTTACCTGCATCGATATCGACACCGGCGTCTTTGTAGCTGATTTGGCTCATTAAGTCCCTCATCTGTTGTAATGAGGGAATTATAACGAAGGGAGAGTTAGGAGAAGTTTATTTTTCGTAACAAGATCCGAAAACTTTTTTGAATGTCCATAATGAAGGGCAAAAATCGGTGATGGCCCATACGATAACCATCACAATAACGAGAGTTTGAAGAATCATAGCGTAGAGCAATTGGTTATTGGCAAACAAAAGCATTGCTGCGATTAAGACGATAGCCATTAAAAAGCGTTGAATTTTTTCAGCACACATTGTAGCTCCTGAATTAATAAGAATAATTGTTTGAAATTATAGCAAATCAGATCGTGTTAACCTTTAACCTCTGAGTATAAATGGAATATTCAAACCTTTTTAATCTCCGCGTGTTACAATCGCTGAAAAATTTCTGTTACCATAAGAAGAGAAACCCTTAATGAAAACATTTATCTATCCTGAAATGATGACCCATGTTGCGATGTGTACCCATAAAAATCCCCGTACGGTGATGGTGCTGAGCACTCAAAGCGATCTTCTTAAAACAGAAATGGCACGTTATCGTGACACAGAATCGGTGTATGTCGATACCAATAATCTATTGAACGGACTCCGCGAGCAAGCGGATAAAAGTATCGATGTGTTACTTTTGGATACGCTGAGCGATGATAGTGCTGTATTCGCCCATGCTAACCGTATTTTAAAAGAAGATGCTTTGATGGTGTGTAAGCATCCTGCGCTGGATGATGTGAGTGCTAATACCAAACTCATGCAGATTTTAGGAAACTATTTTAAAATTATTATGCCGTATCATCTCGAAGATGGTTCTACCCTCTTGCTTTGCTCAAAAGAGTATCATCCGACGGCTGATTTAATTTTACAACGCAGTGATTTGCTAGAGGGTCATCAGTATTACAACTGCGATGTCCATATCGCTGCTTTTGCTATGCCGCAATATGTTCGAAAAAATTACCTCGGAATTATTCGTAACTAATGGCATTTGAATATCATTTTTTTTATCACGCCATCGGAACCCGTCCCGATAGCTACTCTAACACTAAGTTCTCCTCGGCGGAGAGCCCACGCGCAGTAAAACCGCGCTATTCGAGATAATTATGGCTTTTGAATATGCTATCGCACTCACGGGAGGGATTGCAACGGGGAAAAGTACCGTTGCTTCATTGCTCGGGTTAAACGGTCTTCGCATCATCGATGCTGATACGATTGCTCACCGTATTTTGGATGAAAACAGTTCTTGGGTAGCGGAACGATTTGGGTCAGAATTTGTCAAAAACTCTAAAGTGGATCGTCCTGCCTTGGGCAAAATAGTTTTTGCCGATCCTAAAGCGAAAAAAGAGCTCGAAAGTTTTCTCCATCCGAAAATCCGTGCCGCCATCGAAGAGCAAAGCGAAAAACAAGACCGCCTCAAATACCCGTATCTGATCGATATCCCCCTCTTTTTTGAGACATCTTCGTATCCGATCAAAAACTCAGTGGTCGTCTATACTCCTAAAACATTGCAGTTAGAGCGATTTATGAAACGCAACGGTTTCTCCGAAGAGGAGTCTTTGCGCCGCATCGAAAGTCAGATGGATATCGATGAGAAAAAATCGCGCGCGACATGGGTAATCGATAACTCCTCTAATCTTAAACATTTGCAGAAAGAGTGTGAGCAGTTTGTTGATAGTATTAAATTGCTTTATCCCGCTCCAAAAATAAATTAACTTTCTTGTATAACTTCTAAATTAGATTCCGAATCGAGTTCGGAATGACGAGGATGTTGAGCTTTTGTCATCTAACAAGGTTGTTTGATTTTTGTCATCCTGAACTTGATTCAGGATCTAGGTTTCCTATTATATAATTCAATAAAGACTTATCAAGAGGATATCTTCATGCTCCAAATTGCTAAATACTGTGCCAGCGGCAACGATTTTGTCATCTTTCATGCCTTTCACGGGGCAGATCGCTCAGGGCTTGCACGAACTCTCTGTGATCGTCAAAACGGTATTGGAGCGGATGGCTTAATTGTTGTTCTTCCTCATGAACAGTATGATTTCGAGTGGGAATTTTACAATGCAGACGGTTCTACCGCATCAATGTGCGGAAACGGAAGCCGCGCATGCGCTCATTACGCGTATCGTTTTGGATTAGCTCATGAGTCAATGGAATTTTTAACGGGTGCAGGGGTGATAAAAGCTACTGTGGAGGGGGATATGGTTCAGAGTGATCTAACCCCTCCGCTGGTGATTAATGACGCGATTTCAGAGCATGAGATGAGATGGTGGCTGATCGATACCGGCGTTCCTCATCTCGTGACATTTGATGCGGATATGGAACATTTTAATATTGCGATGGCGAGAGAGCTTCGCCACAAATATAATGCTAATGTCAATATTGCTCGTGTAGAGAGCAACGGTGCTATTCATGTCCGTACCTATGAGCGCGGTGTTGAAGATGAGACATTAGCGTGCGGAACAGGGATGGCAGCGTGTTTTTATCGTGCTTCCATCGAGGGATTGGTTGCGGATAATGCTCGTGTTTATCCTAAAAGCGGAGAAACGCTCTATTTAGGGTTTGATGAGGGAACGATTACGTTCAAAGGGGAAGTCAAAGGGGTTTTTGAAACCTACTGGAGATTTTAAACGCCATCGGAACGCGTCCCGATTGGCTACGTTAACACTGGGTTTCCTTCGGCAGGAAGCCCAAAATCGCTTGTGATTTTTTTATAAACCCGCTCTCTCCATAATCTGCGCCTGAGTATCGGCAATTAACGGTTCGATAATATCGTCCATCAATCCCCCCTGCATAATCTCTTCGAGACGATAAAGGGTGAGGGTAATACGGTGATCGGAGATGCGATTTTGAGGGTAGTTGTAGGTACGGATACGTCCACTGCGATCTCCGGTTCCTACTTGATCTTTACGCTCCGACATCTCTTTTTCTTTTGCCTCTTGCATTTGCATATCATAAATACGCGCTTTGAGGATTTGCATCGCTTTATCTTTATTTTTATGCTGCGATTTTTGATCTTGGTTAGTGACGACGATACCGGTCGGGAGGTGGGTAATACGTACGGCAGAGTCGGTCGTATTGACACTTTGCCCTCCTGATCCGCTTGAGCGCATAACGTCGATTTTGAGATCATTTTCATTGATAATGACTTCAACATCATCGACTTCCGGCATCACGGCAACGGTAATGGCTGAGGTATGAACCCGTCCTTGGGACTCGGTAGCCGGGACGCGCTGAACGCGGTGAGTTCCCGCCTCGTATTTGAGACGTGAGTAAACCTGTTCCCCTTTAATGAGGGCGATGATCTCTTTAAATCCGCCTGCATCGGAGGGACTGCTACTCATCAGCTCGATTTTCCACCCCTTTACATCGGCGTAACGGACATAGGCATTGAACAAATCCCCGACAAAAATCGCCGCTTCATCTCCACCCGTTCCGGCACGCAATTCGATATAAATGTTTCGTTTGTCATTGGGGTTGCTTGGGATGAGGAGTTTTTTGATCTCGTCCTCGAGAGGTTCAACCATCGGCTCTAATGATCGTAACTCCTCTTTGGCAAGCTCTCCGAGTTCTGCATCAAACGCGAGCGATTTGTTCTCTTCAATATCATCGAGGAGTTTTTTGTACTCAGTCGCTTTGCTAACAATGGCTTGGATAGAAGATTGCTCTTTCGAGAGATCGGTCATTCGTTTGATATCATTGCCGATATCGGGAGAACTCAAAAGTTCGGTTAATTCGTTATAACGGTTGATAAAAGGGGTGAGTTTGTCGGATAACATAAGTGTGTCCTAAAAGAGGCGTTTTGAGAAAATTAAAGAAGGAATTTTGCCCTGAGGGCAAAAATTAGGCTGCGATTGCGTTAACAGCGAGGTGAAGACGGCTAACTTTACGTGCAGCAGTCTCTTTTTTCAAGACACCTTTGCTTACATATTTATGAAGGTTAGCGTTAGCGATAACAAGAGCAGCTTTCGCTTCTTCTTTGTTTCCTGCATCTACGGCAGTACGAACTGCTTTAACAATGTTTTTAATACGTGTGCGATAGAATCGGTTGCGTTCTGTACGCTTTTCCGTCTGACGGATACGTTTCAATGCTGACTTATGGTTTGCCATGGCATTTATCCTTGTCGAATTTTTTTTAGGGTAGAATACTACCTTAAAGATAATTAAATTTAAGTTAAATTTTATGGATTATCTCTCAAAAGCTTGAAAATTATGGTAAAAAGGAAATAAATTATAATGAAACTCTTTGGAACCGACGGAGTACGCGGTGAAGCGGGCTCGTTTTTAACGGCAGAATTGGCGATGCGTGTAGCGATGGCGGCCGGGATTTATTTCAGTGAGCATTCCCGAACCAAAAAAATTTTAGTGGGGAAAGATACACGGCGCAGTGGCTATATGATTGAAAATGCGATTGTGACCGGCCTTACCGCAGTAGGATATGACGTCGTTCAAATCGGTCCGATGCCAACTCCTGCAATTGCTTTTTTGACGCTGAATATGCGGTGTGATGCTGGGATTATGATTTCAGCAAGCCACAATCCCTACGAAGACAACGGAATCAAATTTTTCGATGCCCAAGGTAATAAACTCTCCGAAGAGATTGAAGCTCAGATCGAAGCAATTGCCCACGATAAAGCCCGCCTTGAAGAAGGTCAGGTCACAGGCAAAAAAATCGGAAGTGCAAAACGGATCGATGACGTTATCGGCCGCTACATTGTTCAACTCAAAAACTCATTCAGTCGAGAATTAACCCTTCAAGGGTTACGTATTGTTTTGGATACGGCTAACGGAGCAGGGTATAAAGTGGGACCGACGGTGCTTGAAGAACTCGGTGCCGAAGTGATCGTATTGCACGATAAACCCAACGGATTTAATATCAATGAAGGGTGCGGAGCACTGCATACCAAAGATTTGCGTGAAGCGGTCAAACAGTACCGTGCCGATATCGGTTTGGCGCTCGATGGAGATGCTGACCGCCTTATCGTTGTGGATGAAAATGGTGATGAAGTGGACGGCGATCAGATTCTTGGAGCACTGGGGCTGTTTTTGCATCGCACCGGACAGCTTAAAGGGGGCGGGATTGTCTCTACCGTCATGAGTAATCAAGCGTTAGAAGATACGATGAATGAGAACGGTTTGAAACTCTTCCGCTCTAATGTCGGCGATAAATACGTTTTGGAAGTAATGCGTGAAAACGGGATTAATTTCGGTGGAGAGCAAAGCGGTCATATCATTTTGCACGATTACGCTAAAACGGGTGACGGACTGGTAAGCGCATTGCAGATTTTGGCACTGCTGCTGACCTCCGCGCAAAAAGCAAGTAAAGTGCTTCGTCCATTTAAGCTTTATCCGCAAAAACTGGTGAATATTAAAGTCAAAACGAAAAAACCGCTCGATCAAATCAAAGGGCTGGATGAAAAACTGAAAGAAATCGAAGCTGCACATATGCGTCATCTGATCCGATATTCGGGTACAGAGAATAAACTTCGTATTTTATTAGAGGGCAAAGATGCCAAAGTGATGGAAAAAGCGATGGAGAAACTCGTAGGCTTTTTTGAGAAGGTCTTGAATGGTTAGATCGATTGTCATCTTATTGTTGGTAATGAGC
Encoded proteins:
- the ccoG gene encoding cytochrome c oxidase accessory protein CcoG → MSEETVSPKGKEYLSGWTPWRIMRYWFYGLVTIFALAVPWITIEGNHLFLLSFDKLKLHLMFIQFDMQELYLMPFLLMILFIGVFGITVLGGRVFCGWMCPQTIFRVVYRDLIETKLLGLRKRIKNKQQEPDYSKFENKVKRLVGILLWTGLSFIAAADLMWYFVPPEDFFAYIQNPMEHTVLMGSIIGIVLFLVYDIIFLQENFCVYVCPYSRIQSVLYDDDTVMAIYNPNRGGDIYDEHKEKMFIKQKDLLAVNSHAECTTCESCVSVCPTHIDIRKGLQLECINCLECVDACTEVMGKLGKASLVEWSSEKETLYMKGKTDYFRPKILGYVAILIIVSVILGMMGSEKEYMLLNINKENRLYSVHQNDEGKVQVDNAYTFLLQNTLNEDHEYYFNIVAPEGMEGKIKIAQPEKPFKVKPGVVKKKVVVLYTDEVLVNDDRKDTVIPITINAYAVDAKDKVAVTRQSTFTFPRADMLK
- the prfA gene encoding peptide chain release factor 1, with amino-acid sequence MLSDKLTPFINRYNELTELLSSPDIGNDIKRMTDLSKEQSSIQAIVSKATEYKKLLDDIEENKSLAFDAELGELAKEELRSLEPMVEPLEDEIKKLLIPSNPNDKRNIYIELRAGTGGDEAAIFVGDLFNAYVRYADVKGWKIELMSSSPSDAGGFKEIIALIKGEQVYSRLKYEAGTHRVQRVPATESQGRVHTSAITVAVMPEVDDVEVIINENDLKIDVMRSSGSGGQSVNTTDSAVRITHLPTGIVVTNQDQKSQHKNKDKAMQILKARIYDMQMQEAKEKEMSERKDQVGTGDRSGRIRTYNYPQNRISDHRITLTLYRLEEIMQGGLMDDIIEPLIADTQAQIMERAGL
- the dapF gene encoding diaminopimelate epimerase translates to MLQIAKYCASGNDFVIFHAFHGADRSGLARTLCDRQNGIGADGLIVVLPHEQYDFEWEFYNADGSTASMCGNGSRACAHYAYRFGLAHESMEFLTGAGVIKATVEGDMVQSDLTPPLVINDAISEHEMRWWLIDTGVPHLVTFDADMEHFNIAMARELRHKYNANVNIARVESNGAIHVRTYERGVEDETLACGTGMAACFYRASIEGLVADNARVYPKSGETLYLGFDEGTITFKGEVKGVFETYWRF
- the purM gene encoding phosphoribosylformylglycinamidine cyclo-ligase, giving the protein MSQISYKDAGVDIDAGNSFVENIKPLVKSTAIAGVLGGIGSFAGAFELPSGYREPVMLAATDGVGTKLKLAIDSGIHNTVGIDLVAMCVNDLICNFGTPSFFLDYYATGKLDVTAATAVVSGIAEGCRQAECALIGGETAEMPGMYHSDDYDLAGFAVGIGEKSELDRSNKVAAGDILIALPSSGLHSNGFSLARKVLFEKMGMKFEDEFEGKPLIETLLTPTRIYVKTFKALKDKIQALAHITGGGIVENFPRVLPEGLRAVISESSIRVLPIFELIGQHVERTEMFRAFNMGVGMILVVKEGDVADVLSSTDGYVIGHLEVGQREAVLV
- the rpsT gene encoding 30S ribosomal protein S20, whose protein sequence is MANHKSALKRIRQTEKRTERNRFYRTRIKNIVKAVRTAVDAGNKEEAKAALVIANANLHKYVSKGVLKKETAARKVSRLHLAVNAIAA
- the coaE gene encoding dephospho-CoA kinase (Dephospho-CoA kinase (CoaE) performs the final step in coenzyme A biosynthesis.); translation: MAFEYAIALTGGIATGKSTVASLLGLNGLRIIDADTIAHRILDENSSWVAERFGSEFVKNSKVDRPALGKIVFADPKAKKELESFLHPKIRAAIEEQSEKQDRLKYPYLIDIPLFFETSSYPIKNSVVVYTPKTLQLERFMKRNGFSEEESLRRIESQMDIDEKKSRATWVIDNSSNLKHLQKECEQFVDSIKLLYPAPKIN